In Diorhabda sublineata isolate icDioSubl1.1 chromosome 4, icDioSubl1.1, whole genome shotgun sequence, a single window of DNA contains:
- the LOC130443472 gene encoding ionotropic receptor 75a-like, which translates to MFLGSSIVPSRTGGRIIFLTLLIMSMMIYNYYTSSLVSSLLSNVPRPMKTIKELYESDLKVAIEPLPYLFSYILQHKDDRFISLLNRTKIYEKGVLNAATAVRGIEKVKGGTHAYLTELSTAFSCLADSDQDVVCDLADIIFIPFGDIGLVAQKRWQYTELFHITLRKILSSGIFRRIEDFWVSKRPKCLNKTRIKAVGVPELFLIYLIFVIGLIISLIIFLIESLLHKYR; encoded by the exons ATGTTTTTAGGTTCGTCAATTGTTCCTTCAAGAACCGGCGGTaggataatatttttaactttattgaTAATGTCGATGATGATTTATAACTACTACACATCTAGTTTAGTTTCTTCTTTACTGAGTAACGTTCCTCGACCAATGAAAACGATAAAGGAACTATACGAAAGCGATCTAAAG GTAGCTATAGAGCCTTTACCGTACCTGTTCAGTTATATACTTCAACACAAAGACGATCGTTTCATAAGTTTATTGAACAGGACGAAAATCTACGAAAAGGGCGTTCTGAACGCCGCCACCGCCGTCCGGGGCATAGAGAAAGTTAAGGGGGGCACGCACGCTTATCTAACCGAATTATCTACGGCGTTTTCTTGTCTAGCTGATTCAGATCAGGACGTCGTGTGCGATTTGGCGGACATTATATTCATACCGTTCGGAGATATCGGATTGGTCGCTCAGAAACGTTGGCAGTACACGGAATTGTTCCATATCAC TTTGAGGAAAATTTTATCCAGCGGCATTTTTCGAAGGATCGAAGATTTTTGGGTATCGAAAAGACCGAAATGTCTAAACAAAACGAGAATTAAGGCAGTCGGAGTACCCGAGCTATTTTTAATCTATCTAATATTCGTTATTGGTTTAATTAtatcgttaataatttttttaatcgaatcTTTATTACATAAATATCGTTAG
- the LOC130443370 gene encoding uncharacterized protein LOC130443370, with product MRKNLQGVLIRTGNRENFTSIEEEDYLDILRTKDRVQFQIFNFQIFVVLKEAHHFHFNLTRRHVWFGNESSGIDGGLSQLVHERKIDISTSGGYLRPARIDYYDFLMPLYKFRSAFIFVNPDRTGPGLEILKPFAIDTWYILVLSLIIIGISIYLTFRFESKSKYSLCSSMLVTISVISQQGIQNVLA from the exons atgagaaaaaatttgcAAGGGGTTTTGATACGTACTGGAAATAGG gaaaattttacatcgattgaagaagAAGATTATTTGGATATATTGAGAACTAAAGATAGggttcaatttcaaatattcaattttcaaattttcgtcgTTTTAAAAGAAGCGCATCATTTTCA tttcaatttgaCCCGCAGACACGTCTGGTTCGGGAACGAGTCCTCGGGAATCGACGGCGGCTTGAGTCAATTAGTACACGAAAGAAAAATCGATATCAGTACATCCGGAGGTTATTTACGACCGGCCAGAATCGattattacgattttttaatGCCGCTGTATAAATTCAG gTCCGCTTTCATTTTCGTCAATCCCGATCGAACCGGACCCGGTTTGGAAATATTGAAACCGTTTGCGATCGATACTTGGTATATCCTAGTACTATCTCTAATAATAATCGGTATATCGATatatttgacgtttcgattcgAATCCAAATCGAAATATAGTTTGTGCAGCTCGATGTTAGTCACCATTTCAGTTATATCTCAACAAGGTATTCAGAATGTCCTAGCTTAG